A window of the Schistocerca nitens isolate TAMUIC-IGC-003100 chromosome 5, iqSchNite1.1, whole genome shotgun sequence genome harbors these coding sequences:
- the LOC126260074 gene encoding tectonic-1 isoform X2, producing the protein MDRQSCPNNTCLQIIPFFCDGTSTDMDECIEVDGIETPSLDNDMIRCTNVVQTVKYVVHHNGSEGILKMEAFFWLTNITLTEQVFTQDFEILFTWFGKQRKPFQRSGRPGYIFGKPIMAGKKVFQPSAQEQEPDREAIMLSDDPLGWLTIARPLSDGSCGLVHEYASRSIVTFGENQRTSCVMYLHLSDFSNMTSCTSIQRKIFHIMLGNNAENITELQLFNLYVATFGDSSVEDTGDWVPVLFENIPQSESSLDRNGNVFKCRNIITTFHTSILYSYTGSVLNPQAKIVGTSFRFGTPHDLIYRCLHPGCEQVQLSSKQIQIVSSVSFSDVSSEPELYFSKPPVYEVKLPFDFFYPFLSNTQSTNVVNYTKILSIYFFLFITHTFAYNILFEVN; encoded by the coding sequence tcaTGTCCTAATAATACCTGCCTTCAAATAATACCATTCTTTTGTGATGGTACTTCCACTGACATGGACGAATGTATCGAAGTGGATGGAATTGAAACTCCATCTTTGGACAATGACATGATCAGATGTACAAATGTGGTTCAAACTGTGAAATATGTGGTACATCATAATGGTAGTGAAGGAATTTTAAAAATGGAAGCTTTTTTCTGGCTTACCAACATCACATTAACAGAACAAGTTTTTACCCAGGACTTTGAAATTTTGTTCACCTGGTTTGGTAAACAGAGGAAACCATTCCAACGCAGTGGCAGGCCAGGTTATATTTTTGGTAAGCCCATTATGGCTGGAAAGAAAGTTTTTCAGCCATCTGCACAGGAGCAGGAACCTGATCGAGAAGCAATAATGCTAAGTGATGATCCACTGGGGTGGCTGACTATTGCTAGACCTCTGTCTGATGGTTCTTGTGGACTAGTTCATGAATATGCTAGCAGAAGCATTGTGACATTTGGCGAAAATCAGAGAACTTCATGTGTCATGTATCTCCATTTATCTGACTTCAGTAATATGACATCGTGTACCTCAATACAGAGGAAGATATTTCATATAATGCTTGGCAACAATGCTGAAAATATAACTGAACTTCAATTATTCAATCTTTATGTGGCTACATTTGGAGATTCCAGTGTGGAGGATACAGGTGACTGGGTGCCTGTATTATTTGAAAATATTCCTCAGTCTGAAAGTTCTCTGGATAGAAATGGTAATGTTTTTAAATGTAGAAATATTATCACTACATTTCATACTTCTATTTTGTATTCATATACTGGATCTGTTCTTAATCCTCAGGCAAAAATAGTTGGCACATCCTTCAGATTTGGCACACCACATGATCTTATTTATAGATGCTTGCACCCAGGTTGTGAACAGGTTCAACTGTCAAGCAAACAAATTCAGATAGTCAGTTCTGTTTCATTTTCTGATGTATCTTCTGAACCAGAATTATATTTTTCAAAGCCCCCAGTATATGAAGTGAAACTTCCATTTGATTTCTTTTATCCTTTTTTATCAAACACGCAATCAACAAATGTTGTTAACTACACAAAAATACTATCTATTTACTTCTTTTTGTTTATAACACATACATTTGCATATAACATACTTTTTgaagtgaattaa